A stretch of DNA from Brevibacterium ihuae:
AATAGGTCGGTCTCGGTCTCCTCGGTGAAGGTCGTCCTGATGCCGCCTGCACGCAGGCCGCCGATCGCCTTGGCATAGGACAGGACGGTGTCCCAGGCCTTGCCGGAGGCGTCCTTCTCCACGGCGACGAGCACCGGGACGCCGCGGCCGTCGACGTACTCGCGACGGACGACGTGGCCGGGGCCCTTGGGGGCGACCATGATGACGTCGACGCCTTCGGGAGCCTGGATGTAGTCGAAGCGGATGTTGAATCCGTGGGCGAACAGGAGGGTGTCGCCCTCGCCGAGGGCGGGCTTGATCTGCTCGTTGTAGATCTCGGCCTGGACCTGGTCGGGGGCGAGGATGACGATGAGGTCGGCCCACTCGGCGACTTCGGCGGGGGTGCCGACCTGCAGGCCCTGGGCCTCGGCCTTGTCACGGCTCTTCGATCCCTCGGCCAGGCCGATCCGGACCTCGACGCCGGAATCGCGCAGGCTCAGGGCGTGTGCGTGGCCCTGGCTGCCGAAGCCGACGACCGCGACCTTCTTGCCCTGGATGATCGAGAGGTCGGCGTCGTCGTCGTAGTAGCGCTCTGCCATGGGGGTTCTCCTTCGTTGGGTTGTCTCAATACTAGATATGGGATGCGAGACGCCGATGGCGGTGTCCGCATTGTGTCCGCCTCCGCGGGGGATCCGGCCGAGGCGCCGGCACCGGAGGGTGCCGGCTGCGCGGCTCAGCCCACCCGCGGGGCCTTGTCGGTGATCGACTTCGGGCCGCGGGCGATCGCCACGGTGCCCGACTGCACGATCTCCTTGATGCCGAAGGGCTCGAGGACGAGGCGGAGGGCGTCGAGCTTCGACTGCTCGCCGGTCGCCTCGATCGACACCGCGTCGGGGGCGACGTCGATGATGTGCGCCCGGAACATGTCGACGGCCGCCGCGATCTGCGCCCGCGTCGCCGCGTCCGCCCGGACCTTGAAGATCATGTGCGCGCGCCGCACCGACACCTCGGGCTCGAGCTCGACGATCTTGATGACGTTGACGAGCTTGTTGAGCTGCTTGGTCACCTGCTCGAGCGGGACGTCGGCGACGTCGACGACCACGGTGATCCGCGAGAACGCCTCGATCTCCGTGGTGCCCACGGCGAGCGAGTGGATGTTGAATCCGCGGCGGGCGATGAGGCCGGTGAGCCGGGCAAGCACGCCCGGCTTGTTCTCCACCAGGACGGACAGTGTGTGACGACTCATCAGACGCCCTCCTCCAATTCCTCTCCGCCGAAGTCCGGACGGATGTCGCGTGCGTACTGGATCTCGTCGTTGCTCACACCGGCGGCGACCATCGGCCACACCATGGCGTCGGCGGGCACGGTGAAGTCGATGACGACCGGCCGGTCGTCGATCTCGAGTGCGCGCTGCACGGCGGCGTCGACGTCCTCGTTCCGGTCCACGCGGATGCCCACGCAGCCGTAGGCCTCGGCGAGCTTGACGAAATCGGGCACCCGCACCGAGTTGTGCCCGGTGTTGAGGTCGGAGTGCGAGTAGCGGCCGTCGTAGAACAGCGTCTGCCACTGGCGCACCATGCCGAGCGAGGAGTTGTTGATGATCGCGACCTTGATCGGGATGTTGTTGATGACGCAGGTGGCGAGCTCCTGATTGGTCATCTGGAAGCAGCCGTCGCCGTCGATCGCCCACACCACGCGGTCGGGCTGCCCGACCTTCGCGCCCATCGCGGCCGGCACCGAGTAGCCCATGGTGC
This window harbors:
- the ilvN gene encoding acetolactate synthase small subunit, coding for MSRHTLSVLVENKPGVLARLTGLIARRGFNIHSLAVGTTEIEAFSRITVVVDVADVPLEQVTKQLNKLVNVIKIVELEPEVSVRRAHMIFKVRADAATRAQIAAAVDMFRAHIIDVAPDAVSIEATGEQSKLDALRLVLEPFGIKEIVQSGTVAIARGPKSITDKAPRVG
- the ilvC gene encoding ketol-acid reductoisomerase, producing the protein MAERYYDDDADLSIIQGKKVAVVGFGSQGHAHALSLRDSGVEVRIGLAEGSKSRDKAEAQGLQVGTPAEVAEWADLIVILAPDQVQAEIYNEQIKPALGEGDTLLFAHGFNIRFDYIQAPEGVDVIMVAPKGPGHVVRREYVDGRGVPVLVAVEKDASGKAWDTVLSYAKAIGGLRAGGIRTTFTEETETDLFGEQTVLCGGVSHLVQYGFETLTEAGYQPEIAYFEVLHELKLIVDLMVEGGIAKQRWSISDTAEYGDYVSGPRVIGPEVKEHMKEVLADIQNGKFAQRFMDDQKNGAAEFKELRAKEETHPIETTGRELRQMFSWLKDSDDDYTEGTAAR